The proteins below come from a single Chryseobacterium bernardetii genomic window:
- a CDS encoding helix-turn-helix transcriptional regulator has translation MFRKIWDYIANRHIAPNTDPLELIEAQRMNLFAFSIGAVLIFNGCRDLLFGLKINFFALSALGIFYLFLFFFTKVRYNIFLTLFSLELFLFLIFFFSSTTGFENGLSLYYFVIMLASLFIFNSKKTVGYNLIVYLTALILFSISHYYNFRIFTIEGADDVLFSENQRLITFLQVFLGVSILGYFILTKQFKIVKLYQQAMRSEKIIADMRAKINSKDQIDLEGIVKLAMNDDIAFIPKVKQMFPDLYNNLLEINPDMSADEFKLCTLIKLGFTTKDIAEYNHLAVRTIQTRKSRLRKSFGISADVDLYKWIDTV, from the coding sequence ATGTTTCGTAAAATCTGGGATTATATAGCGAACAGGCATATTGCTCCCAATACAGATCCGCTTGAGCTGATTGAAGCTCAGAGAATGAATTTATTTGCATTTTCTATTGGAGCTGTTTTGATCTTTAATGGTTGTAGGGATTTGTTGTTCGGTTTAAAGATCAACTTTTTTGCATTATCAGCTTTGGGAATATTTTATCTTTTCCTTTTCTTCTTTACAAAAGTACGTTATAATATTTTTCTGACCTTGTTTAGTTTGGAACTGTTTCTGTTTCTGATCTTCTTTTTTTCATCCACTACAGGGTTTGAAAACGGTCTTTCATTATATTATTTTGTGATTATGCTGGCCTCGTTGTTTATTTTTAATTCCAAAAAGACAGTTGGGTATAATCTGATCGTTTATCTCACTGCGCTTATTCTTTTCAGTATCAGTCATTACTATAACTTCAGAATATTTACCATTGAAGGAGCAGATGATGTGCTGTTCTCGGAAAACCAAAGACTGATTACTTTTTTGCAGGTGTTTTTAGGCGTCAGCATCCTTGGATATTTTATCCTGACAAAACAATTCAAAATTGTGAAATTATACCAGCAGGCGATGAGAAGTGAAAAGATTATTGCTGATATGAGAGCAAAGATCAACAGTAAAGATCAGATAGACCTGGAAGGTATTGTAAAGCTGGCTATGAATGATGACATAGCTTTTATTCCTAAAGTAAAGCAGATGTTTCCCGATTTGTATAATAACCTGTTGGAAATTAATCCTGATATGAGTGCAGATGAGTTTAAACTTTGTACACTGATCAAGTTAGGCTTCACAACAAAAGATATTGCCGAGTACAACCACCTTGCAGTACGTACCATTCAAACAAGAAAGAGCCGACTAAGAAAATCATTCGGAATTTCAGCAGATGTTGATCTCTACAAATGGATTGATACAGTATAA
- a CDS encoding EamA family transporter — protein sequence MWWIYAVLSAFFASLTAIFAKIGITGVNSNLATAIRSVIILLVAWGIVLARSEYKGIPTLSRHNLIYLVVSGLTTGLSWIFYFKALQMGKVTQVAPVDKLSIALTIILSVLFLGESLTLKTAIGALLIITGTIVLIFEQ from the coding sequence ATGTGGTGGATATATGCTGTTCTTTCGGCGTTTTTTGCTTCACTCACTGCCATTTTTGCCAAGATTGGTATTACAGGAGTGAACTCAAACCTTGCTACTGCTATCAGAAGTGTAATTATATTACTGGTAGCGTGGGGAATTGTTTTGGCTCGAAGTGAATATAAAGGCATCCCGACCCTTTCCCGCCATAATCTTATTTACCTTGTGGTTTCCGGGCTTACAACCGGGCTTTCATGGATATTTTATTTTAAAGCATTACAAATGGGTAAAGTAACTCAAGTGGCTCCTGTGGATAAATTAAGTATTGCTTTAACAATTATTCTCTCCGTTCTATTTCTTGGTGAATCTCTTACTTTAAAAACGGCTATTGGTGCTTTATTGATTATTACAGGCACTATTGTTTTGATCTTTGAACAATGA
- a CDS encoding SMI1/KNR4 family protein: MEMNYLGKIRRLFQLPEEESSGFSETEIAAVEQSLNIKLPAVLREYYLIIGKNEKVNDSHNKLLGPDTIYFTEDRYLVFYEENQGVVQWGIKESDLSIGNPSVWGNYDTIQKSAWHQETEMLEDFFLSMAVYNGTLGGLLYNANSFSPVTPETVKLIPRDWSEVPEISWEKQKVYTDNYYSVISLSFNEMNECNAVFAGTSLEDRFEKILDLPDIDWSYISYEDMEEDDV, from the coding sequence ATGGAAATGAATTATCTCGGAAAAATAAGACGTTTGTTTCAATTACCTGAAGAGGAAAGTTCCGGTTTTTCAGAAACAGAAATCGCAGCAGTGGAGCAATCTCTGAACATCAAACTTCCGGCTGTTCTTCGTGAGTATTATCTCATTATCGGCAAAAATGAAAAGGTAAATGATTCGCATAACAAGCTTTTAGGCCCCGATACAATTTATTTTACAGAAGACAGATATCTTGTTTTCTATGAAGAGAATCAAGGAGTTGTACAATGGGGAATTAAAGAAAGTGATCTTTCTATTGGAAACCCTTCTGTATGGGGAAATTATGATACCATTCAGAAATCCGCCTGGCACCAGGAAACAGAAATGCTGGAAGATTTTTTTCTATCTATGGCTGTGTATAACGGAACGCTTGGCGGACTTCTCTATAACGCCAATTCTTTTTCACCAGTGACTCCTGAAACAGTAAAACTTATCCCGCGCGATTGGTCTGAAGTTCCTGAAATTTCATGGGAAAAACAAAAGGTTTATACAGATAACTACTATTCAGTTATTAGCCTTTCGTTTAATGAAATGAATGAATGTAATGCTGTTTTTGCGGGCACATCTTTGGAGGACAGATTTGAAAAAATACTGGACCTTCCTGATATTGACTGGTCTTATATTTCTTATGAGGATATGGAGGAAGATGATGTATAA
- a CDS encoding DUF1062 domain-containing protein, protein MSIEYTWVVNARNTPLLKKKCSHCDSNRFYCSDKFRLNAQKKNIDIWLIYRCVKCNTRYNMTIFSRIRTESISKEIFNRLSVNDTELAWEYAFSRETRRKNNAEADLESVAYEIQFDEIPAEQIMASDSDLLSFTIKYPFDFNLRISTVVRTCLNLPSNKMNQLIDADAISVHGRPLQKKHKVKNGDVVKVNKNILKSILCREEKQAEASLKA, encoded by the coding sequence ATGAGTATAGAGTATACATGGGTAGTAAATGCCCGGAACACGCCCCTTTTGAAAAAGAAATGCAGCCATTGTGACAGCAACAGATTTTATTGCAGTGATAAATTCAGACTGAATGCACAGAAAAAGAACATTGATATCTGGTTAATTTACCGCTGTGTAAAGTGCAATACCCGATACAATATGACAATATTTTCAAGGATCAGAACGGAATCTATCAGTAAAGAAATCTTTAACAGGCTTTCTGTGAATGATACAGAGCTGGCCTGGGAATATGCCTTTTCCCGCGAAACAAGAAGAAAAAATAATGCAGAGGCAGATTTGGAAAGTGTAGCCTATGAAATTCAGTTTGATGAGATTCCGGCAGAGCAGATAATGGCTTCAGACAGTGACTTGCTGAGCTTTACAATCAAATATCCTTTCGATTTTAATCTGAGAATATCTACAGTGGTGAGAACCTGCTTAAACCTTCCGTCAAATAAAATGAATCAATTGATTGATGCAGATGCCATTTCCGTACATGGAAGACCATTACAGAAAAAGCATAAAGTAAAGAACGGTGATGTTGTTAAGGTTAACAAAAATATATTGAAAAGTATATTATGCAGGGAGGAGAAACAGGCTGAAGCAAGTTTAAAAGCATAA
- a CDS encoding Dyp-type peroxidase, producing the protein MNSQNVTDYPNNNTYFLVWNFKQDADSSKIKSVFQRMCALITNLNNSALDRFPNSKASCVMGIGYEAWLQLELPSPLPKEFKKFEEIKGSKHTAVSTRGDIHFHIRSDEKSLAYDMASTISDFMTEIADCVVEVQGFRYWDSRSILGFVDGTENPHGKDREYFAVIGDSDPEYEGGSYLFVQKYIHNMNAWKSLSVEDQEKVIGRSKEQDIEMDDDIKPKNSHIALANVGDDFKVVRDNMPFGNVSTNEMGTYFICYASTFSTVEKMLTNMFIGNPVGNYDRILDFSTAQTGTLFFVPSADMLDEFSS; encoded by the coding sequence ATGAATTCTCAGAATGTAACCGATTATCCCAACAACAATACCTACTTTTTGGTCTGGAATTTCAAGCAGGATGCAGACTCTTCCAAAATTAAATCTGTATTTCAGAGAATGTGTGCCCTGATCACCAATCTGAACAATTCAGCTTTGGACCGTTTTCCGAATTCAAAAGCAAGCTGTGTGATGGGAATCGGTTACGAAGCCTGGCTACAACTTGAATTACCTAGTCCGCTGCCTAAAGAATTTAAAAAATTTGAAGAAATAAAAGGCAGTAAACATACCGCTGTGAGTACGAGAGGAGATATTCATTTCCACATCCGTTCTGATGAAAAGAGCCTTGCCTATGATATGGCTTCCACAATTTCGGATTTCATGACAGAAATTGCCGACTGTGTGGTGGAAGTTCAGGGCTTCCGTTACTGGGACAGCAGATCTATTTTAGGTTTTGTGGATGGTACGGAAAATCCGCATGGGAAAGACCGTGAATATTTTGCTGTGATTGGTGATTCTGATCCTGAATATGAAGGCGGAAGTTATCTTTTTGTTCAGAAATACATCCATAATATGAATGCATGGAAGTCTCTTTCCGTAGAAGATCAGGAAAAAGTGATTGGAAGATCCAAAGAACAGGATATTGAGATGGATGATGATATAAAACCTAAAAATTCCCATATTGCTCTGGCTAACGTAGGCGATGATTTTAAGGTAGTGAGAGACAATATGCCTTTTGGAAATGTTTCCACGAATGAAATGGGAACTTATTTTATCTGTTATGCCAGCACATTCAGCACCGTTGAAAAAATGCTGACGAATATGTTCATTGGTAATCCTGTAGGAAATTACGACAGAATCCTTGATTTCAGTACTGCGCAAACCGGAACCTTATTCTTTGTTCCATCAGCGGATATGCTGGATGAGTTTTCTTCATAA
- a CDS encoding PhzF family isomerase: MMKEVIVYQIDSFTKEKFKGNPAGVVLNAEKLTTDEMQLIARELNNSETAFVLKPDRADNFDYRIRYFTPTTEVPICGHATIGALYAKAIEDQLDSCSIRINTQVGVLPIDILKTDHDYQITMTQGSFSLESSFEPSIQQRITDALGLKTEDLNEKCPIQIASTGHSKVMIGINSRTLLNHLTPDFNALADLSKEINCNGYFVFTFDSEDQDILTYGRMFAPAIGIQEDPVTGNANGPLGGYLIQNKIVEASDGAFEFIAKQGEAINRIGQMKVEVTIKNHIPEMIRITGNAVHVFRTVMHV, translated from the coding sequence ATGATGAAGGAAGTAATTGTGTATCAAATTGATTCTTTTACAAAAGAAAAATTCAAAGGGAATCCTGCGGGTGTTGTACTCAATGCTGAAAAGCTGACCACTGATGAGATGCAGCTTATTGCAAGGGAGCTCAATAATTCGGAAACAGCATTTGTATTGAAACCTGATCGGGCTGATAATTTTGATTATCGCATACGTTACTTCACCCCTACCACTGAGGTTCCTATATGCGGACATGCGACCATCGGAGCGCTTTATGCCAAAGCTATAGAAGACCAATTAGACTCCTGCTCTATCAGAATTAATACCCAGGTTGGAGTTTTACCTATTGACATTCTGAAAACAGATCATGACTACCAAATTACAATGACTCAGGGAAGCTTTAGCCTGGAATCTTCTTTTGAGCCATCCATACAACAAAGAATTACGGATGCACTGGGATTAAAAACAGAAGATCTGAATGAGAAATGTCCCATACAGATCGCTTCAACAGGCCATTCCAAAGTGATGATTGGCATTAACAGCAGAACCCTGTTGAATCATCTGACTCCGGATTTTAACGCTTTAGCAGACCTCAGCAAAGAAATTAACTGTAACGGTTATTTTGTATTTACTTTTGATTCTGAGGATCAGGATATTTTAACCTATGGAAGAATGTTTGCCCCTGCCATCGGTATTCAGGAAGATCCTGTTACAGGCAATGCCAATGGACCTTTGGGCGGATATCTTATTCAGAATAAAATCGTAGAAGCTTCTGATGGAGCCTTTGAATTTATAGCAAAGCAGGGAGAAGCCATCAATCGGATCGGGCAAATGAAGGTTGAGGTTACCATCAAAAATCATATTCCGGAAATGATAAGAATTACAGGAAATGCTGTTCATGTATTCCGTACTGTGATGCATGTTTAA
- a CDS encoding LytR/AlgR family response regulator transcription factor translates to MKKYLIIEDERLAFSELKRMVERLRPDYQLLGRTESVLESVEFLQEYQPDFILMDISLSDGSCFEIFNPIKVEVPIIFTTAYDEYAIQAFKVNSIDYLLKPISEEDLERALIKLEDLHFDKEQKETGIRMVESSLMKKVKNRFLVHSHDRYLYVESKNISYFYSEEKVVMLHTFDNKRYIINYTLDQLEGQLTEDIFFRVSRNCIANIKAIKGIKKVVNSRLAIEFEPGCPHEIIVSRVRVQNFLEWLNDD, encoded by the coding sequence ATGAAAAAATATTTAATTATTGAAGATGAGCGCCTTGCTTTTTCTGAATTGAAACGAATGGTAGAGCGTCTTCGCCCGGATTATCAGTTATTGGGAAGAACAGAAAGCGTGTTGGAATCTGTTGAATTCCTGCAAGAGTACCAACCCGATTTTATTTTGATGGACATCAGCTTATCAGATGGCAGCTGTTTTGAAATTTTCAACCCAATTAAGGTAGAAGTTCCTATTATTTTCACAACGGCTTATGATGAATATGCCATACAGGCTTTTAAAGTTAATAGTATTGATTATCTGTTAAAGCCTATTTCTGAAGAAGATCTGGAACGTGCACTCATCAAACTTGAAGATCTTCATTTTGACAAAGAACAAAAGGAAACAGGCATCCGGATGGTAGAATCTTCTCTGATGAAAAAGGTGAAAAACAGATTTCTTGTTCATTCCCATGACAGATACCTATACGTGGAATCTAAAAATATTTCCTACTTCTACAGTGAAGAAAAAGTAGTGATGCTGCATACATTTGATAACAAAAGATATATTATCAATTATACACTGGATCAATTGGAGGGACAGCTTACGGAAGATATTTTTTTCAGAGTTTCCAGGAACTGCATTGCCAATATCAAGGCGATTAAAGGAATTAAAAAAGTTGTTAACAGCAGGCTGGCAATTGAATTTGAGCCGGGATGTCCCCATGAGATTATTGTGAGCCGGGTACGGGTTCAAAACTTCCTTGAATGGCTGAACGATGATTAA
- a CDS encoding sensor histidine kinase produces the protein MTFLDYLLIKFINEITPLHSSLYRHASSLFVSNILLCILLYVIFNFIVTEVMDVGIRQSLSYKTSLILNITANLPILLVIDLLFYFQAERKAIKASEKAKRDMLMYQYNALRAQVNPHFLFNSLNVLSSLIYENQEQANKYTKALSQVYRQVLSVSKKPLNTLQEEMHFFRQYLFLMEIRFENGFTIEIEPIKQWEHRKLVAFSFQLLLENAFKHNISSAANPLLIYISVDENGISFRNRIFLRNDITKGEGIGLSFLTTQYQRYHKKLEIIEEQNDFIVKIPFVE, from the coding sequence ATGACTTTCCTGGATTATCTTTTGATTAAGTTTATTAATGAAATTACTCCCCTGCACAGCAGTTTATACAGACATGCTTCCTCTCTTTTTGTAAGCAATATCCTGCTATGCATTCTTTTGTATGTTATTTTCAACTTCATAGTGACAGAAGTAATGGATGTGGGAATCCGGCAGTCACTTTCTTATAAAACAAGCCTTATCCTCAATATTACAGCTAATTTACCAATTCTTCTGGTCATTGATCTTTTGTTTTATTTCCAGGCAGAGCGTAAAGCGATTAAGGCATCTGAGAAAGCCAAACGGGATATGCTGATGTATCAGTACAATGCATTAAGGGCACAGGTAAACCCTCATTTTTTATTCAATTCTCTGAATGTATTGTCTTCACTTATCTATGAAAATCAGGAACAGGCAAATAAATACACTAAAGCCTTGTCACAGGTATACAGACAGGTTTTATCTGTAAGTAAAAAACCTCTGAATACATTACAGGAGGAAATGCATTTTTTCCGGCAATACCTGTTTCTGATGGAAATAAGATTTGAAAATGGCTTTACAATAGAAATTGAACCTATTAAACAATGGGAACATCGCAAATTAGTGGCCTTCAGCTTTCAGCTCCTTCTGGAAAATGCTTTTAAACATAATATAAGTTCTGCTGCAAATCCTTTATTGATCTACATTTCTGTGGATGAAAACGGAATATCTTTCAGAAATAGAATATTTTTGCGAAATGATATTACGAAAGGAGAAGGGATTGGTTTATCTTTTCTTACTACACAATATCAACGGTATCATAAAAAACTGGAAATAATAGAAGAACAGAATGATTTTATTGTCAAAATACCTTTCGTAGAATGA